The DNA window GCCACCTTCGAGAGCCGCGACCAGCCGCGCGCCGGCGCGCTGATGCGCCTCATGCACCAGATAGGCGTCGCGGGCGGCGGCATCGCGGAAATCGATGGTGAAGCCATGGCTGAAGCCGCGTGCGAACGGCTCCGGGCTGACATTGGCGCTGAACTGGACCGTGTCCATGCCGTCGATCACCTGCCGCAGCGCCTCGAGATCGGCATGGATCGCCTTGTGTTCACCGACACCGACATCATTGCGGAATTTGACGAAAACACAGTGCCTGATCATTTCTTGCTCCTAAATGGCTAAGCCGCCCGGTTTCCGGAAAACACCGCCGGCGGCAGCGGCTCGCGGCCGAGGACCAGGTCGGCGCCCTTTTCACCGACCATGATGGTCGGCGCATTGGTGTTGGAGGAGGGCACGCGCGGCATCACCGAGGCGTCGCAGACGCGCAGGCCCTCGATGCCGCGCAGCCGCAGATCCGGCGTCACGACGGCCATATCGTCATGGCCCATGCGGCAGGTGCCGACCGGGTGGTGGTCGGTCTTGGAACTGCGGCAGGCGTAGTCGAACAGCTCGTCGTCGCTGGCGAGAGACGGGCCGGGCAGGACTTCGCGCAGGACGTAAGGGGCAAGCGCCTTCTGCCGCATGATCTCGCGCGCCAGCCTCAGCCCCTTGATCGACATGGCGCGGTCATAGGGATCGGACCAGTAGTTCGGATCGATCAGCGGGTGGTCGGCGGGATCGGCGCTCTTCAGCCGCACCGTGCCGCGCGAGCGCGGGCGCAGGAATGCCGAGTTCAAGGTGACGCCGGGGTTTTTCAGCTTCTCGACGCCGGCCTCGATACCGGAGCCCAGGCCGAGATGGAACTGAATGTCGGGCGAAGCCGCAGTCGGGTCGGCGTACCAGAAGCCGCCGGTCTCGAACAGGCTGGAGGCCACCGGCCCCTTCTTCAGCAGCAAATATTGCAGCCCGGCCCAGGCCGTGCGGTGCAGTTTGGCGTAGTTGTCATAGGTGTGGTCACCGGTGCATTCGGCAATGACGAACAGATCGAGATGGTCCTGCATGTTGGAGCCGACGCCGGGCAGATCGTGCACCGGTGTGATGCCGACCGCCTTAAGATGGTCGGCCGGGCCGATGCCCGACTGCATCAAGAGCTTCGGCGAGCCGATGGCGCCGGACGAGACGATCACCTCGCGCTCGGCGCGCAGTATTTTTGTCTCGCCGCCTGGTTTCTCGACCACCTCGACGCCGATGGCGCGGCCCTTCTCGACGACGACGCGGGTCACCAGCACGTCGGTCCTGACCGTCAGGTTCTTGCGGGCCCGGATCGGCTTCAAATAGGCGACCGAAGCTGAGGAGCGCCGGGCATTCTTCTGGGTCAGCTGGTAATAGCCGACGCCTTCCTGGCTGGCGCCGTTGAAATCCGGGTTGAAGGGGATGCCCATCTCCTGGCCGGCACGGAAATAAGCCTCGCAGATCGGCAGCGGCGAAATCGGGTTGGACACACCGAGCGGGCCTTGGTCGCCATGAAAGTCGTTGGCGTAGCGCTGGTTGTTTTCGGCGCGTTTGAAGTAAGGCAGCACGTCGCGATAGCCCCAGCCGGCGAGGCCCTCTTCCTTCTCCCAGGCATCATAGTCACGAGCATTGCCGCGCGTGTAGATCTGGGCGTTGATGGAGGAGCCGCCGCCGACCACCTTGGCCTGCGTGTACCAGAAGACGCGGTCCTTCATGTGCTTCTGCGGCACGGTCGACCAGCCCCATGAGGCGATGCCCTTGGTCATCTTCGCAAAGCCGGCCGGCATGTGGATGTAGGGATGCCAGTCCTTGCCGCCGGCTTCCAGCAGCAGGACCGAATTTGCCGGATCCTCGCTGAGCCGGTTGGCCAGAACGCAGCCGGCCGGACCGGCGCCCACGATGATGTAGTCGGTCATGACACTGTCCACTTACAGCCGCGACACGGAGAGCGCGCCGTCGACATTGATGATCGAGCCGGTCGAAAAGCCGAGCTTGCCGCCGGCGAGCATCGCCACCACGGCACCAATGTCGGATGCTTCGCCCCAGCGCTTTGCCGGCACCAAGCCGCCATCGATGAGGGCATCGTATTTGGCGGTGACGCCTGATGTCATGTCGGTGCGGATGATGCCGGGCCGCACCTCGAACACGCCGATGTTTTCCGGCGCAAGCCGCAACGCCAGGTTCTTCACCCACATCGAAAGCCCGGCTTTCGAGATGCAGTATTCGGAGCGCTCCGGCGAGGCCATCTCGGCGCTGACCGAGGTGACGGTTATGATCGATTTGGGGTGATCGCCTGGTGTGGCCAGCATCGCCTTGGCGACAGCCTGGCTGAGGAAGACGGTGCCGCGCAGGTTGATGCCCAACGTGCGGTCGAAATTTTCGGGCTGGAGGTCCAGCAAATCACCGCGCACCACGGCGCCGACGCCGGCATTGTTGACCAGGCAGTCGATGCGGCCGAAGGCGCGTGTCGCGGCGTCGACAAGTGTGGTGTGGCAGGCGAGGTCGGCAATGTCGCAGCGGATATAGGCGAATTTCGCGCCGCGCGCGGTGATGTCAGTGGCAAGTCCGTCAGCGGCTGTTTCGGCAAGATCAGCAACAAGAATATCGAAACCGGCATCCGCCAGTGCCTGAGCGCAGGCGAGGCCGATGCCGCGCGCGCCGCCAGTGACGATGGCCACCGGGCGTGTCATCGAAAGCTGACCTCGCGGACGTTGACGCTGCCCCTCATCGCCCTGCCGGGCACTTCTCCCCGTATAGTGACGGGGAGAAGGGAAGCCTTTGCCGCCCGCTTCGCCAATCGCCAAGGAAGCGCCGAGGTTGCGGCCAGCTCTCTTCTCCCCGTTTACGGGGAGAAGGTGCCGGCAGGCGGATGAGGGGCGGCGCTGACCGATCATGCGGCAAGCTCCGTCTTGCGGATGTGGTCGGCGACCCGCAGCGCCTGTGCGGCGATAGACAATGCCGGATTAACCGCCGCCGAATTCGGCAAAAAGCTCGCATCAACAACGAACAGGTTGCGGTGATCAAAGGCGCGGCAGAACGGATCGAGCGGCGATGTCGCCGGATCGTCGTCCATCTTGACCGTGCCGCACTGATGCGACGGCGTGCGCTTGTCGAAGGGGCGCGAGAGAACGATGGGATAACCGCAGGCGCGGAAGTTCTCGCGCATCACCTTGGTCAGCCCGTCGAGCGACTGCATGTTGGAGCGCCGCCACTGCATGACGATGTCCTTGCCGTCGACCATGATGCGGCTTTCCGGATCGGGCAGGTCTTCGCACATCAGGTACCAGTCGACGGCGTGGCCGGCCATGAAATCGAGCGCGAATTTCGGCGTATATTTGACATTGGCCTTGAGCATGTTGCCGTCGATCTTGCCGAGCAACTGGACGTTGCCGAGCGGCTTGCCGCCCTTGCCGTCGGACAGGTAATAATCGTTCAGCATCAGCGTCTTCTGATAGACGGAATCGTTGCGGCGGCGTGGGTCGATCGCCAGCATGGCGCTCGAATTGTGGTTCATGAAATTGCGGCCGACCTGGTCTGAGCGATTGGCAAGACCCTTGCCACCTCCCTTGCCGCTGTTGGGTGAGGGCGAGCGCAGCAAGATGACGGCGGAATTGACCGCGCCGGCCGAGAGGATGACCAGCCTCGGCGACACTTTCTTCAGTTCACCGTTCTGGCGATAGTGAATGGCTGATATGGTTTTGCCATCGGGCGATGCTTCGAGATATTCGACGTAAGCGCCGGTTTCGAGCTTGATGTTCTGGTCGGTGAGGGCAGCCGTCAGCGGCCCGGTTTGCGCGTCGATCTTGCCCTGCCCGGTGTTGGGGAAAGCATCCCAGCCGGTCTTGCCCTCTTTCAGCCAGGTGTCGATGTCGACGCCGAGCGGCAGCGAGGCCGGATGCAGGCCCAGCCCCTCCAGCTCCGCGCGAGCACGAGCGATCGGTGCCTCGTCCGGCACCGGCTTGTAGGCATAGGGTACCGAATGGAACGGCTCGGTCGGGTCCTCGCCCAGCGTGCCGCGCACGCGAAACAGCTGTTCGGCTTTCGAATACCAAGGCTCGAACTCGTCATAGGAAAACGGCCAGGCCGGCGAGACGCCGCCGAAATGCTCCATGGCGGCGAAATCTTCCTTGCGGTAGCGGATCAGCACCGCGCCGTAGAATTTCGAGTTGCCGCCGACATAGTAGTAATTGCCGGGGTTGAAGGCGGCACCGCCGGCCTCGCGCCACATCTCCTTTGGCCGGTAATGGCCGTCGACGAAGATCGAGCGCGTGTCGCGTGCGTGGGGCGTCGCCGGCAACGGTTCGCCGCGTTCCAGCATCAGGATCGAGGCGCCGCTGCCGGCAAGGCCGGAGGCGATCGTGGCGCCGCCAATGCCGGAGCCGATGATGACGATGTCCGGATTTGTCATGGCCGTCAGCGAATGCGGGTCTCGGTCGCCGGATCGAAGAACACCGCCTTGGTCAGGTTGAAGGCGAGCGGCGTGCTGGTGCCCGGCTGGATGTTGGCATCGGCGCGCAGCCGCGCCACCACGCCCTTGCCGCCGAGATTGGTGACGGCGAAGGTGTCCGAGCCTGCCGGTTCGACGACCTCGATATGACAGTCGGCGGTGGCGATGTTCGAGGCATTGCGCTCGGCGCCTTCCGGATCGGTCAGCGCTTCCGGGCGGACGCCGAAGATGATCGGCTTGCCCTGGAATGCCGACAGGCCCGCCGGCGCATTGGCCATCGGCAGGTTGATTGGCTCGCGCGCCTCCCGCTGCAGCACGACGGACAGCGCGTTGCCGTTGGTGCCGATCGTCGCCGGGATCAGGTTCATCGCCGGCGAGCCCATGAAATCAGCGACGAAGAGATTGGTCGGGTTGTTGTAGATCTCGGCCGGAGTGCCGAACTGCTGCACCTCGCCGTCGCGCATGACAGCGATCTTGGTCGCCAGCGTCATCGCCTCGATCTGGTCGTGGGTGACGTAGACGATGGTTGTGCCGGTGGTGGCGTGCAGGCGCTTGATCTCGATGCGCATGTCGACGCGCAGCTTGGCGTCGAGATTGGAGAGCGGCTCGTCGAACAGGAACAATTTGGGGTCGCGCACCAGCGCCCGGCCCATGGCGACGCGCTGGCGCTGGCCGCCGGAAAGTTGGCTCGGCTTGCGCTGCAGCAGGTGGCCGATCTGCAGCACCTTGGCCACCTTGTCGATCGCCTTCTGGCGCTCCGCCGCCGGCACGCCGCGCATCTCCATGCCGAAGGAGATGTTTCCGGCCACCGTCATGTTCGGGTAGAGCGCATAGCTCTGGAACACCATGGCGATGTCGCGCTTGGAGGGATGCAGATCGTTGATGGCGCGGCCGTCGACGCGGATTTCGCCCGAGGTGATCGTCTCCAGGCCGGCAATGGTGTTGAGCAAGGTCGACTTGCCGCAGCCGGACGGGCCGACCAGCACCAGGAAGCCGCCTTTCTCAAGCTCGACATCGATCCCCTTCAGGATCTCGACCTGGCCGAAGCGCTTTCTCAGACCATCAATTTCCAGAAAAGCCATCAGATTATCCTTTGACGGCGCCAGCCATGAGACCGCGCACGAAGTAGCGGCCGGCGAGCACATAGACGAGAAGGGTGGGCAGTGCCGCGATCATCGCGGCCGCCATGTTAACGTTGTATTCGACGACGCCGGTCGAGGTGTTGACGACGTTGTTGAGCGCCACCGTCATCGGCATCGCGTCGCCGGTGCCGGCGTAAGCCGAGGCGAACAGGAAGTCGTTCCAGATGTTGGTGAACTGGTAGATCACGGTGACGACGAAGATCGGCATCGAATTCGGCAGCATGATGCGGCGGAATATCTGGAAGAAGGAGGCGCCGTCGACTTGCGCTGCCTTGACCAGTTCGGTTGGGAACGCCTCGTAGTAATTGCGGAAGAACAGCGTGGTGAAGCCGATGCCGTAGACGACGTGGACGAACACGAGGTTGACCGTCGGGTTGCCGAGGCCGAAGCTCGTTCCGACCGAGTTCTGCAGCGTGACGCCGAAGCGGCCGAGGCTGCCGAGGATGGTTGCCATCGGCAGCAGCACCGACTGGAACGGAATGAAGCAGGCAAACAGCATCAGCCCGAACACCAGCGTCGCCCCGCGAAAACGCCATTTGGTCAGGATATAGCCGTTCAGCGCCCCGAGCATCGTCGAGATCAGCACGGCCGGAACAACCATCTTGATGGAGTTCCAGAAATAGCCCTTGATGCCGGCGCAGGTGAGGCCGACGCAGGTTTCGCCCCAGGCTTTCACCCATGGGTCGAAGGTCGGCGCCCTGGGCAGGGCCAGCATGTTGCCATTCTGGATCTCGTCCATGGTCTTGAACGAGGTCACCAGCATGACGAACAGCGGCATCAAATAGAACAGCGCAAACAGCGCCAGCAGCCCGTAGATGACGATGCGGTTGAGGATCTTGACGTTGACGCCGCCAGAGGCCTGGCGGGCGGGAGTGGTGACAGCGCTCATCGCGGCTTCTCCCGCAGTTCCGAATAGAGATAAGGCACGATGATGGCGACGATGGTCATCAGCATGATCACCGCACTTGCCGAGCCGACGGCCATTTCGTT is part of the Mesorhizobium loti genome and encodes:
- a CDS encoding Dabb family protein gives rise to the protein MIRHCVFVKFRNDVGVGEHKAIHADLEALRQVIDGMDTVQFSANVSPEPFARGFSHGFTIDFRDAAARDAYLVHEAHQRAGARLVAALEGGTDGLMVFDLEINQA
- a CDS encoding 3-ketoacyl-ACP reductase → MTRPVAIVTGGARGIGLACAQALADAGFDILVADLAETAADGLATDITARGAKFAYIRCDIADLACHTTLVDAATRAFGRIDCLVNNAGVGAVVRGDLLDLQPENFDRTLGINLRGTVFLSQAVAKAMLATPGDHPKSIITVTSVSAEMASPERSEYCISKAGLSMWVKNLALRLAPENIGVFEVRPGIIRTDMTSGVTAKYDALIDGGLVPAKRWGEASDIGAVVAMLAGGKLGFSTGSIINVDGALSVSRL
- a CDS encoding ABC transporter ATP-binding protein, which codes for MAFLEIDGLRKRFGQVEILKGIDVELEKGGFLVLVGPSGCGKSTLLNTIAGLETITSGEIRVDGRAINDLHPSKRDIAMVFQSYALYPNMTVAGNISFGMEMRGVPAAERQKAIDKVAKVLQIGHLLQRKPSQLSGGQRQRVAMGRALVRDPKLFLFDEPLSNLDAKLRVDMRIEIKRLHATTGTTIVYVTHDQIEAMTLATKIAVMRDGEVQQFGTPAEIYNNPTNLFVADFMGSPAMNLIPATIGTNGNALSVVLQREAREPINLPMANAPAGLSAFQGKPIIFGVRPEALTDPEGAERNASNIATADCHIEVVEPAGSDTFAVTNLGGKGVVARLRADANIQPGTSTPLAFNLTKAVFFDPATETRIR
- a CDS encoding GMC family oxidoreductase, with product MTNPDIVIIGSGIGGATIASGLAGSGASILMLERGEPLPATPHARDTRSIFVDGHYRPKEMWREAGGAAFNPGNYYYVGGNSKFYGAVLIRYRKEDFAAMEHFGGVSPAWPFSYDEFEPWYSKAEQLFRVRGTLGEDPTEPFHSVPYAYKPVPDEAPIARARAELEGLGLHPASLPLGVDIDTWLKEGKTGWDAFPNTGQGKIDAQTGPLTAALTDQNIKLETGAYVEYLEASPDGKTISAIHYRQNGELKKVSPRLVILSAGAVNSAVILLRSPSPNSGKGGGKGLANRSDQVGRNFMNHNSSAMLAIDPRRRNDSVYQKTLMLNDYYLSDGKGGKPLGNVQLLGKIDGNMLKANVKYTPKFALDFMAGHAVDWYLMCEDLPDPESRIMVDGKDIVMQWRRSNMQSLDGLTKVMRENFRACGYPIVLSRPFDKRTPSHQCGTVKMDDDPATSPLDPFCRAFDHRNLFVVDASFLPNSAAVNPALSIAAQALRVADHIRKTELAA
- a CDS encoding carbohydrate ABC transporter permease produces the protein MSAVTTPARQASGGVNVKILNRIVIYGLLALFALFYLMPLFVMLVTSFKTMDEIQNGNMLALPRAPTFDPWVKAWGETCVGLTCAGIKGYFWNSIKMVVPAVLISTMLGALNGYILTKWRFRGATLVFGLMLFACFIPFQSVLLPMATILGSLGRFGVTLQNSVGTSFGLGNPTVNLVFVHVVYGIGFTTLFFRNYYEAFPTELVKAAQVDGASFFQIFRRIMLPNSMPIFVVTVIYQFTNIWNDFLFASAYAGTGDAMPMTVALNNVVNTSTGVVEYNVNMAAAMIAALPTLLVYVLAGRYFVRGLMAGAVKG
- a CDS encoding choline dehydrogenase; the encoded protein is MTDYIIVGAGPAGCVLANRLSEDPANSVLLLEAGGKDWHPYIHMPAGFAKMTKGIASWGWSTVPQKHMKDRVFWYTQAKVVGGGSSINAQIYTRGNARDYDAWEKEEGLAGWGYRDVLPYFKRAENNQRYANDFHGDQGPLGVSNPISPLPICEAYFRAGQEMGIPFNPDFNGASQEGVGYYQLTQKNARRSSASVAYLKPIRARKNLTVRTDVLVTRVVVEKGRAIGVEVVEKPGGETKILRAEREVIVSSGAIGSPKLLMQSGIGPADHLKAVGITPVHDLPGVGSNMQDHLDLFVIAECTGDHTYDNYAKLHRTAWAGLQYLLLKKGPVASSLFETGGFWYADPTAASPDIQFHLGLGSGIEAGVEKLKNPGVTLNSAFLRPRSRGTVRLKSADPADHPLIDPNYWSDPYDRAMSIKGLRLAREIMRQKALAPYVLREVLPGPSLASDDELFDYACRSSKTDHHPVGTCRMGHDDMAVVTPDLRLRGIEGLRVCDASVMPRVPSSNTNAPTIMVGEKGADLVLGREPLPPAVFSGNRAA